The genomic region GAAATAAACAATAACATCCATATGAACAAATCAAGTCCCCAGATAGAAGATCAACAGATACTCTGTGTAGGCTTGCAATCTTGTTGCAGAACTTATGAACGCATAATTCAGACACGCCATTCTGGTCATGTTGCGCTGCTCTGGAACTATGTCTTCAACCTTCTTCGCTTCACTCTCGTTTTGTGTTTGGCCAGCCAGCCATTCCTCTctgaaattttgtgtcctccactATCGTATCCGGATTCTCCTCCTCGATTTCTATATTCTCTGTTTCCTCCATTCTTCTTAATCCTCTCCTTGAGTTTCGTGTATCATGCTCTTGGGCTCCCTTGATCTCATCCCATCCATGAATATTAATTTCAATCTGGTTGTTGCTTATGTCTGCACAAGATTGCTCTGTCTCGTCCATATTGTTTTCATTTCCGACACCATTATTCTGAGGTGCTGCAGGAGCATTGTTTCCTATCGCAACTTCATTTGGCCACAGGCTACTATTCTGGATGCCATAGTGCCAAAGCAATGCCCAGATGTGGGTTATGAACTCCCCTCCAGAAAGACACTTCCTGTGTGCCTGTGCATTCCACGTGGGCGCAATGTGTATAAGTAACTCTGTCCATACCCCTGCCAGGATCTTCCAGCGAGCTTCGTCAGTTGGAAGATTGAGCAGTTCCTTACCCAGCACCGCACCTTGTTTCAATACATCTTCCTTTTCAGAGTCTTTGACAGGTTTTTCTGCTTTGTTTTTCAGTTTTCTGTACCTGCTCTCTAATGAATCACAGTTTTTCAGAAAGCGATCACGAGCACTCTCGACAGTTTTTCGGAAGACTATCTTGGGAACAAGAAAGCTGTCAGGGATCAGGTCAGGCTTTGAAACCACCAGATATGCACAATACCGTGACAAGCTATTCGCAACGGTGTATGGTTCCCGGAGCTCATCAGGCAACTTCTCACTTGATTTGGATGAGCAACAGTTTTTGAACCATGACAATATGTCATCTTCCTTCTCATCAAAATCCATAAGATACGGTTTGGATGAGCAGCAAGAAGTCAACCAAGTCAGGAGGGAACGCAGACACCCAGGGTTGCTCAAGTTGACGCCGTGTTTTGTCGCAAGCTCCATCTCGCAGAGGCTAGTGGCAATGTGCCAGACAAGAATTATGTGAGAGCTTGTCGGTAGGACGATGTCAGTGCTTGTCGGCACAGCAACCTGAGTGTCTGTTGACAAGACGATGTTAGTGCTGGTCGGCAGGACAAGGTGACTGCTTGTCTCCAGTACCATGTTAGGGCTTGTTGGGAGGACAAATTGAGTGCTTGTTGGCAGGACGATCTGTGTGCTTGTGGGCAGTATGATCTTAGTGCTTGTGGGCAGGACGATCTGAGTGCTCGTCGGTTGTGTAGTGTAAGCCTTGTAGTTCTGCAACTGCTTCCTAAGATTGTTGTTGGACAATGTCTTGATGACGCTGGGCAGACTAGAACCTGGTCCTTCCTCCACCATTGTGCTGAGCTTCTCCAGGACAGCCTTCTTGACATACTCTGGAACTTTGATGGCACTGTTGAGCTCTGCCCCATCGTCTTTTTTTGGAATTATTCCTGTAGTTAGGTTGTGAACAAAATTCCAATATCTTGGACTGTCATCATACGACTGCACGAAGAAATACTGGTCAATATATCCATGCCACCTCTTGTCAATAATCTTAGCTCTGGAAAACCATAATAGCATGCGATCCAGTCTTGTATCCATGTCTATGGTCCTCTGGCACTTCCTCTGCACATACTGGCACACCAGGATTAAGCTTGTCCAGTCTGAGAGCAAGTATGTCACCATCTCCCAGAGCTCCTTGGCAATCATCAATAAAATGAATGCCCATGTAATGATCATGTCAACATTAAAACCCTTGACCAGATTGGCAAGCTCACCATTTGGGGGCTTATACACCCTACGGATATCCATGGCAAGCCAGCAGACAGCAACAATGCTTAGCATGGACAGAAACAGAGTGATGAAGAGAGATATGTGCCCAGACCAGAACACCATGGGGTAGCGGGTGTTGAAATAGTCATGGACAAAGGCAAGCTGTAGCTCCATGATCCTGAGGGCATCGCTGGTACCCACCTTCCCACCAATTATGTTCTTGACCAGCTCTCGGTTTATTTTGAAGACACATCTTTGCAGCGTCACATCCTCAAACCTGCACCGCAGCAGCCTGGACAAGGCGAAGGCCAGAGGGAGGTCCTTCTGCTCGTCATGTGGCTGGTGAATGGGACAATTCTCCCAGACCTTGTCCAGCGTGATCAGTGGTGACGACTTGGGGCAGCTGGTACTGTCTTCCCTTGCAGCACAGCAACATCTAGCTGGCCGGATCTTTCTGGGCCGATGGGCAATAGTGTCGGTGGCTGACAATGCTCTTTGGATACATACATCTATCTTGTTGGATCTTTCATTGCAAAGTTCTTCCAATGTGTCGTCAGACAATGCATACTGATACTGAGGCTTCTTTAGTTTCAAACGCTGCCTTGTTTCTCCATACACCAAGTAGTTGTAACCTTTCATCGTCACTGGGTCGGGTACGGGTTTCACCACCACTTGCGAGTTGCTAGGATCGTCATCGGAGTACCTGGCACGCATGTGCTCTGCAACAAGCTGCGAACTCCCGCCATGCCACACGGAGCCGAGTGCCAGACCATGTGAAAGGAGTCTGTACCCACTCCTCACTATCTGCAGACACCAGACGGACCACAGTGGACGCGTGAAGCTGGATCCACGCGTCGAATTCAAGAACGCCGATCCCAGGAGCTTGAACACGTTCCTCCACTCAGTGAACCTTCGCCCGCGGCGGTCAGGAACACCATAGCCGGATATGTAATCTGCACTGTAACGGAAATTGACAAGCATAAGAGCCCAGACCGGGAACAGCTGATTCTTGAAAGGCGCGGCTTGCATGGCCCCCAGGAGGTACAGGACAATGGAGTCAGAGACGGCATCAAAGACACTGAAGACAGCCCTCATGAACGAGTCGTGGATGATGCGGCGAAAGAAATCCATGAGGAACATGGCGAAGAAGAGCAGTGTCGCGAGGACCACCAGGGACTCGATGCGAAACAAGATAACCGTTTTCTTGTTCAGCATGATGAACAGAGATGTCACATGATCACGGACATCCTCGTAGCTCACCATTTTCCTGCATGCCCATGGTCGTTTTTAAGCTAAACATATAATCACGTCACGTCTTGTATGCTTCTATTTCTAGATAGCTTAAtaattactccctctgtccgataatataagagcgtttttaacacaacactagtgtaaaaaacgctcttatatcatgggacggagggagtactattttttgTTTGCTGGGAGCTAGCTTAATAATTATGTGATGAAGACATATGTGCACAAATTTTCAGCTATGCTAATTTGTGCTTCCCGTATATCAAGAACCGTGCCTGCCTTTGTTTAGATGGAAGGTAATGATTCAATCTCTTATTCTTGAGGAAATGAACTGAAGTTTGCAAATGGCAAAGCTAATTCTCAAGAACTTGTTTGTGTATATATAACTATGATGAAACTGTGTGAGCGGCTTCTACGTAACGTACCTGGGCGCAGTAGTTGCTCAAGGGCGATCCAAACCAGCCTCGCTCCTTCTCTTCTAGTAttggagagagagacagagagagacaaCAGCCGACAGTTCAGATCTATGATAACTGGGTACCCGTGGAGGTGGAGAAATGCTACTCTGGTCTGGACACGCCAGCATCTGCTTCTGCCGTATCCACGGCGCACACGACTTCATGATTAATTCGGATGACCAGGACAGACAGCATATACCCGACAGTCTGTAAATGGTTATTCGTCCTATGTACTTTGTGGGACCATTGCTAGACTGAAGAGATTTGTCTCATTTATATCAAAAAGATGTCATGTAGACACCGACCTAACAAAACTAAAAAGATAGCAGAATGCTAACCTTTGCACAAGCCATCTTGCCGTTGCACCGGCACTGTATAACTTAACTATTATTTACGAGCTCTGTTTAAGATCACCGGCATCCAATCAGCTAGGCAAATAGCTCTCTGTTCTACTTGTTCAACACATTCTGAGCGAAACGGCAGGGGCGCGCATTTCCCTCGAGAGCGGTGCAATATGCCCCAAAGTCCGTCCAGTTACCATTACATTGTTCGTGAGGAGTCAGTCGAACCTCCACTACGGACAGGTCAGGCGATTCGTGCTTTATCCCTCAACTTTGTACGTGCGGCGTGCAAATCGTCTGCGACTCGGCGTCCGAACCAGTGGAAGAAACCTGTAGTTGGTCAGCTAGCTCTGAATGTTGATGCTGCGTTCTCGGAGGATGATAATATGGGCGCATGTGGTGCAGTCATCAGAGATAACGGTGGCATGTTTGTATGTGCGTCCACAGCAAGGCTTGATCATGTACCAGATGCTTTTACTGCTGAAGCTGCAGCCCTTTCggagggactaaaacttgctactAGCGTGGGTTGCAACTCCATTCGAATAGAAACGGACTGCATGAATTTAGTTGATGCTCTCCAGCATAATACGGGACAGTCTATGATAGCAGCTCCAATTTTGGACGATTGCCGGTTACTGTTTCTTAACTTCGGGAAGGTCATTTTAGAGCATTGTAATCGTGAGTCTAATATGATAGCTCATGTGCTAGCGCAAAATGGACGTGTAGATCCACCGAACTTGTGGTTGGACTCACCTCCCgcttttatttcagaatttttagcgGACGATGTAAGCATTGTTTAAattttaataaagctagccatgatggcctttccctcaaaaaaaaaaagtccGTCCAGTTACCATGTGTTTGGTTGATTTTGGACACTTTGTATGTGTGACCCGACTTAGTCTGGCTAGGTTAATACAGGTAAGAAATCATGTTTTATATATATAGTTTGTATGCCTGCATCCTCTCCAATCTGGTTGGGCCAAAGAACACGCAATGGTGTTTGGTTAAAGGCCTGTTCTACGCAGATGCAAAGTGTTGTTGTTTGGTTATGTAGAAGACATGTGGTGGCCTAACCTCTTGTTGAGGTGGTGAGGTTATCAGCACACATTACGATAGGCACAACAGTATTACTATAGTCATAAGTAGTTACGCGGCAAAGTCCTAAACTAACGGTCCAACGCAAAATTAAACTAACACCCAACAACAAAGATAACACACTAAGGTTGGACCAGGGAAAACACCTCCTCCTGCAGCTtgtacttagagcatctccaacagccacaCTAAACAAGCGCCGCGCCGCAAATTTTGCCATTTAGCGCGCGCAACCTGTAGACAaactccagcgggcgcgcaataacCGCGTGCGCGGCATATGTAGTTGGGCGCGTGGTCCGAAACACCAACTCGCGCTGTGTATTTGGGGCGCCGGCTTCCGCGCGTGGCACACATGAgtgctcgcgccgcactctctcctccCCGCTACCTTCgccccccgcgcgccggcgccggcgaactTGACCCGATGGATGCACgcgccggcaccccgctcaccccatCCTACAGCCGCGACCcctcccccccgccgccgccgaaaaCCCTAGCACGGGGAGCGTTGGCCTCGCCACCGCTGGAGCTCCTCCGAGCATCGGCCTcgcgcggcctcttcatgccgccgcggatgaccacggtggcgggtggcgggtggcgtcgcgccggcgccgtcccgtgccgccgccgccccctcgaaGCTCCCTAATGcggcgcggccgaagaagggcaagacatccgcgaataagaacaaggcggcggacggctccggcacctTGAAGGCGAGTagaaagaagcttgcagggcgtgtgacgggcgcggcggctaccgaagcgccggcgagctcactcgtcGAGCCGGCCGCCGACGCGCACAACGTGTTCGGCGATATGCCCCAAAGGTAGAAATTTTTTCCAActtttcttttcttgttattttttgaatgcatccatagatagcttatttgcattgttctaTATATTTTGTAGTGtcaacgatgatgcatacatgttaactatgggtgttggctccaacaattcgcattggcctcaaaccaatgacatgcattttgaagaccctgagtttgaggtggacgaggatggtgagggcattgtcgacgcgccgaaaggaagagcgggcaattacaccaatgctgatgacatcttactatgcaatacttggttgcaagtgtcgagggatccatccgttggaggtgatcaaagtagagatgcttattggggcggatgaaagaacactttgatgttcgcaacgtgagtggaattgaccgctccgagagatcacttcggtcccggtggtcgacaatcaactcggattgtcaaagGTGGGTGGCCTGTcaaaaggcggttgacaagttgaacccaagtggcacaaatgaggacgatagagtaagtggcatttcatacatgttcatcatacttgttgtTGGTGTTCGAATTGCTaacttgctttgttttcatgtagtaccacattgcacaatacttgttcaaagaagaggagaggaaaaccaagaaggggaagatcaagaaaggaaggatCTTTACCTTTCCTCGTTGCTATGAagtgttgaaggatgatgagaaatggaagaagcgtgaagatttggatgatttgcttttgagcaacaaacgcaagcgaacaattgagttgaatgatgatgatgatgatgaggatgatgcatcaagtgatgacggcaagagaagccccacacccaactcggtttcatactcaaagccaaaacgaccggatgggtgcaagaaatACAAAgcagaaaagaagaagaggaaaggagatgatgagatcaaaaatgctatggaagcaatTGTCAACGCAAGAAGAGAAGCCAACAAGGTGAGGAAagtggcaaggaaccaagatgccgcggccGATGAGAGGAGGTTGGcagccgaggagaggagggtggcggccgaggagaggaaggtggctttggaggagaggtaggtgagcaatgaggagcgaactagattgttggaatgggagaagcacttgttttTCTTGGACACATCTAACCTCAATGAGGTGCAAAAGGAGTTTGTCAATCTTTTCCGTGAAGAAGtgttgatccaaaaaagagccataatttgcgcaatgggtggcggtggccttggcgcaATGGGTGGTGGTGGCCTTGGTGGCATGGttggcggtggccttggcgccatgggaggcatgggtggcttcggaggtaCCGTGGGCGGCTTAGAtgccatgggtggctttggagctaccatggagaccatgggaggcatgagtggcatgggtggctttggagcacccccggcgctatggccgccatgggaggcatgagttttgcctctctcatgggaggcatgggtccacctccggccgccatgggcagAATGTCTTTCGGTGTGCCTCACAGACCTTTCCATggagatgccgttgaagatcttgccaacaccgttcgagcttcacgtgatgcggtgcgtgacaatgatgatgaggaagaagaatcatcttcggaggaggaagaatcatcttccgaagatgaggacgaagacgaggacgaggcttgatgtgtcttttgtttgtgtcatgaacttggtttgcattttgaacttggttggatgaacttgtgggcatgaacttttattcatcagcttgtttgtgtgaaatttatatgtcatgttcattgcattttgaatgtTTGAAATCCATTTGTGTCCAAAATGCAATATATGCAATGCCCCGGCGAGTCGCGCGCTGCATTTTTTCtgcgctgctggagcggcgcgcgcgcgctgcattttagtgCGGTTGTTGGAGCCAGCGCTACAGGCCGTGCAAAACCAGGCGAAGCGTGCACGGCAAAGTagtttttagcgcgcggcgcgttgggtggctgttgaagatgctcttagccaCAACCTCTATAATGTTGGTGTCGAAGACTATCACCTTGAAGACACTGGGAGTCACCACCTTGAATGTCATGAGGTAGCCTATCCTCAAGGAAAGAGCTATGGCGAAGGGGGGCCACCCTGTATCAAGGGTGAGCCTGCCATTGATGGATTGGACCGTGAAGTTCGAGGCACAACCGGTGTGTTCATCATCAGCATGACCTATGGCGGATGGTGGCCATGTGCACCATGGAGCGAATGGGCATTGGCAAACACTCCATCGGTGGAGCCAGAATGACCTTGTAGAAGTGTGTTGGCTCTGAGTCCTCATGGAAATGTCCATAGTTTCGTGTGGCATCTTGGGGGCTTTGCCGACCTCCAACACCGCCTTGTCCTTGGAGGAGTTGCTTGCTGGAACCTCGTTGACCTTTGAGGAATTGCCGGGGACGAGCTTCTCATTCTACATTAAACAAATGTACAAGAGGCCAATGCAGGTGCCACAGTCACAGGTCAAAATGCAATACACATATGAACATGATCAATGGAGGTCTGCTGGAAATCTACTACACTTTCATCTTTAGCATTCATTCATCCTCACAATTCATGATTTGACCACGCTTAAAACATCATTCATTCATCCCCACAACCGACACATTGTTTGAACACACTTATCAATCATCACAACATTATTCATTCATTCCACCCACCTACCTCTTCAACCTCCAAAGCACCCATCTCTCCCTCTCTGATGCTCGAGAAGGTGTTCACTGTCTAGATCTATTAATCGTCACCGCAGGTGAGAGTGGACAGATGGGAGAGTGAGTGGTGGGAGAATGGTGAGGTGATTTATGCCGCCACTTTGGGAACCAATACGGCATCACCAACGTGCCCCCGAGCACAGTCCTGTCCTCATGCAAAACCGCTACTCACATTACCAAAATGCCACCTATGACGTGTTCATGGCGGCCAGGATGCTACGTCAGTACTTCCAAGCTAGCCCCATTATGATGGTGAGCCATGCCCACTTCCCGACATCACCAACAACAAAGACGCGTGGCCAAATGGGAAATTGAGCTCCTGCCATCCGAGATCACATATAAGCCCCGCTCGACCATCGAGTCACAAGCGATCATCAACTTCATTGTCGAATGGACCGAG from Triticum aestivum cultivar Chinese Spring chromosome 4A, IWGSC CS RefSeq v2.1, whole genome shotgun sequence harbors:
- the LOC123088379 gene encoding uncharacterized protein, with the translated sequence MVSYEDVRDHVTSLFIMLNKKTVILFRIESLVVLATLLFFAMFLMDFFRRIIHDSFMRAVFSVFDAVSDSIVLYLLGAMQAAPFKNQLFPVWALMLVNFRYSADYISGYGVPDRRGRRFTEWRNVFKLLGSAFLNSTRGSSFTRPLWSVWCLQIVRSGYRLLSHGLALGSVWHGGSSQLVAEHMRARYSDDDPSNSQVVVKPVPDPVTMKGYNYLVYGETRQRLKLKKPQYQYALSDDTLEELCNERSNKIDVCIQRALSATDTIAHRPRKIRPARCCCAAREDSTSCPKSSPLITLDKVWENCPIHQPHDEQKDLPLAFALSRLLRCRFEDVTLQRCVFKINRELVKNIIGGKVGTSDALRIMELQLAFVHDYFNTRYPMVFWSGHISLFITLFLSMLSIVAVCWLAMDIRRVYKPPNGELANLVKGFNVDMIITWAFILLMIAKELWEMVTYLLSDWTSLILVCQYVQRKCQRTIDMDTRLDRMLLWFSRAKIIDKRWHGYIDQYFFVQSYDDSPRYWNFVHNLTTGIIPKKDDGAELNSAIKVPEYVKKAVLEKLSTMVEEGPGSSLPSVIKTLSNNNLRKQLQNYKAYTTQPTSTQIVLPTSTKIILPTSTQIVLPTSTQFVLPTSPNMVLETSSHLVLPTSTNIVLSTDTQVAVPTSTDIVLPTSSHIILVWHIATSLCEMELATKHGVNLSNPGCLRSLLTWLTSCCSSKPYLMDFDEKEDDILSWFKNCCSSKSSEKLPDELREPYTVANSLSRYCAYLVVSKPDLIPDSFLVPKIVFRKTVESARDRFLKNCDSLESRYRKLKNKAEKPVKDSEKEDVLKQGAVLGKELLNLPTDEARWKILAGVWTELLIHIAPTWNAQAHRKCLSGGEFITHIWALLWHYGIQNSSLWPNEVAIGNNAPAAPQNNGVGNENNMDETEQSCADISNNQIEINIHGWDEIKGAQEHDTRNSRRGLRRMEETENIEIEEENPDTIVEDTKFQRGMAGWPNTKRE